The following coding sequences lie in one Cydia fagiglandana chromosome 27, ilCydFagi1.1, whole genome shotgun sequence genomic window:
- the LOC134678009 gene encoding uncharacterized protein LOC134678009 codes for MTTTTPSIGKHSRYFTTVTPERFAVLRGRFDQFIDELLMDVPVVKVFDQLREEQLEQLAVIREVSQTLQQKKDDDILKAKQAAEEAEKKAAADAAKKEEEDKVEESKEGEEEVKEEDKKETVAALYSQ; via the exons ATGACGACCACGACGCCATCTATAGGCAAGCACAGCCGTTACTTCACCACCGTCACTCCCGAACGTTTCGCCGTACTCCGCGGCCGCTTCGACCAGTTCATCGACGAGCTTCTCATGGACGTGCCGGTCGTTAAGGTCTTCGACCAGCTGCGGGAGGAACAGCTGGAACAGCTGGCCGTCATCAGGGAGGTCAGCCAGACGCTGCAGCAGAAGAAGGATGACGATATCTTGAAGGCTAAG CAAGCAGCAGAGGAAGCCGAGAAGAAAGCCGCGGCTGATGCAgcaaagaaagaagaagaagataaagTGGAAGAAAGCAAAGAAGGAGAGGAGGAGGTGAAAGAGGAAGACAAAAAGGAGACTGTAGCGGCGTTGTACTCGCAATAA
- the LOC134678027 gene encoding zinc finger protein 808-like: protein MEAKSGSGVGVHHHWMKSMMEPAGGEKSSDNRQSVKREKMAEAYNGSEVNYSQGDSRFRCDVCDLTFEGMEYLMLHKKFHGNDKDSGPVSRDPEPQSHKETAKKRRKFRCDQCDVKVNSQYHLDIHRSKHEGVTSKKYICEVCDRSFVAAQFLKSHMQTHSATSTINCEICNKNFTGQAYLKLHMQLHNDIKKFKCSKCDEMFPTKNCLKVHMKKHTKVKNFKCDICSKLFVSKITMEKHKLTHEGQPVDCLVKCPQCDRTMHSSLLRTHLARAHPPNIDDDVKRPYKCSTCGKSFIVKINLNLHIRVCHPDLAEPEEEEEDVMTDNS, encoded by the coding sequence ATGGAGGCAAAGTCAGGCTCAGGCGTTGGCGTTCACCACCATTGGATGAAAAGCATGATGGAGCCGGCCGGCGGCGAGAAATCAAGCGATAATCGTCAATCGGTGAAGCGAGAGAAAATGGCGGAAGCGTACAACGGGTCTGAAGTCAATTACTCGCAAGGTGATTCCCGGTTCCGTTGCGACGTATGTGATCTGACGTTCGAAGGGATGGAGTATTTGATGCTGCACAAGAAATTTCACGGGAATGACAAGGATTCCGGGCCAGTTTCCCGGGATCCCGAGCCGCAGAGTCACAAGGAAACTGCGAAGAAGCGTCGTAAGTTTCGCTGCGACCAGTGTGACGTCAAAGTCAACAGTCAGTATCACTTGGACATCCACCGCAGTAAGCACGAGGGTGTCACCTCCAAGAAGTACATTTGCGAAGTCTGTGACCGCAGCTTCGTGGCAGCTCAGTTCTTAAAGTCACACATGCAAACTCACTCGGCTACCAGCACTATCAATTGTGAGATTTGTAACAAAAATTTCACCGGGCAAGCTTACTTGAAGCTTCACATGCAGCTGCATAACGATATAAAGAAGTTCAAATGCTCTAAATGCGATGAGATGTTCCCGACTAAGAACTGTCTTAAAGTTCATATGAAGAAACATACAAAGGTGAAGAATTTCAAGTGCGATATATGCAGCAAGCTGTTTGTATCGAAGATAACCATGGAGAAGCATAAGCTTACGCATGAGGGGCAGCCCGTAGACTGCCTGGTTAAGTGTCCGCAGTGTGACCGTACGATGCACTCGTCACTCCTGCGCACACACCTGGCCCGCGCTCATCCTCCGAACATTGATGATGATGTAAAACGGCCCTATAAATGCTCGACCTGCGGGAAATCATTCATCGTAAAGATCAACTTGAACCTTCATATACGCGTATGCCACCCGGACTTAGCTGAACCCGAGGAGGAAGAGGAAGATGTTATGACGGATAACTCTTAG
- the LOC134677771 gene encoding uncharacterized protein LOC134677771 yields the protein MMIILILCVFVVIMGAGYSASLLDLSVTGLPDDSCTTIDEYKINKHCAYTFSYSALGDIVPLKCTLTGILSEDYYMSFGDIQTIALKKEPVTTLPNEITLKGKNDTIECKARRKGGGFLYSVVVYFNYIPPPPTTERATTLTDKPTTIQVPSPSVLESKSYTSPAGNESPWWLKFVLGGCAVIIALCVLVCVIVYCRKKKPLPDDLTYANLTKDHNNYATLPMPTPRTLQNAKSKVTVEGTYSEPKDSQDMSEALYANPNRFKGSETYAEPYVKSGPKPCTYAEPNKADYAEPYMPKEGSYAAIGISEGGYAAIGNSEGGYAAIGSSKGGYASVGNSEGNYAEIGAKSEGNYAEIGVNNNGNKELYARPIPKAQRPFKAKDESNYSNVFKDLYANAKKK from the exons ATGATGATTATTCTAattttgtgtgtgtttgtggTTATAATGGGAGCTGGTTACTCTG CGTCATTATTAGACCTCAGTGTCACTGGATTACCTGACGACAGTTGTACAACAATTGacgaatataaaataaataaacattgcgCCTACACTTTTAGCTACAGCGCACTCGGAGACATAGTTCCCTTAAAATGCACCTTGACGGGAATACTTTCCGAGGACTACTATATGAGTTTCGGAGATATAcaaacaatag CCCTCAAAAAAGAACCCGTTACCACACTACCTAATGAAATCACCCTAAAGGGAAAGAACGATACAATAGAATGTAAAGCGAGGAGAAAAGGCGGCGGTTTCCTTTATTCTGTTGTTGTATATTTTAACTACATCCCGCCACCGCCTACTACTGAACGGGCAAcaa CGCTCACAGACAAACCTACAACAATTCAAGTGCCATCGCCATCAGTTCTAGAAAGCAAAAGTTACACGTCACCAGCAG GAAACGAGTCTCCCTGGTGGCTTAAATTCGTGCTAGGAGGTTGCGCAGTTATAATTGCTCTTTGCGTCCTGGTGTGCGTTATTGTGTACTGTCGCAAGAAGAAACCGCTG CCTGACGATTTGACCTACGCAAACTTGACCAAAGATCATAATAACTACGCGACACTACCAATGCCAACACCGAGGACCCTGCAGAATGCCAAGTCGAAGGTGACAGTCGAGGGCACCTACAGTGAGCCAAAG GACTCCCAAGACATGAGCGAAGCCCTATACGCCAACCCGAaccgtttcaagggttccgagACTTACGCCGAACCGTACGTCAAGTCCGGTCCCAAACCGTGTACTTACGCCGAACCGAACAAGGCAGATTATGCGGAACCTTACATGCCTAAGGAAGGGAGTTATGCTGCAATTGGTATCTCCGAAGGAGGTTATGCTGCAATTGGTAACTCGGAAGGAG GTTATGCTGCAATTGGTAGCTCTAAAGGAGGTTATGCTTCAGTTGGTAATTCGGAAGGTAATTATGCTGAAATTGGAGCGAAATCGGAAGGAAACTATGCTGAAATTGGTGTAAATAATAATGGCAATAAGGAATTGTATGCAAGACCTATTCCTAAAGCTCAGAGACCATTTAAGGCGAAAGATGAGTCGAATTATTCAAACGTGTTTAAGGATTTGTACGCGAATGCGAAGAAAAAGTGA
- the LOC134677795 gene encoding uncharacterized protein LOC134677795, producing the protein MYTLVFLLVFSVNVFAVKGSKEFERIEAKKFLEKETRRESEARISDPHTVSLKIKQLNIYSENRNQALKIYNDTFTHEKRIQYDCVLSNPTDNEEKYKISYYVDGSPKAKTSGNVTLAPHTSESLIYTFTLHKADRTIICSAVDLSSRKEAPNPRVEIYLKYISPPPVFPVIKTPNVTRGKYFPNNSTQIYYYNFTDGEQTKFECALNDKGDNSIYRIALYTDDHGNRTFTPEMPVSHLFNLKKDNKIITCIVWNSQSLQKFYNIVYLNCNRVSPDTPEITIRGSKNLQKGDFFSANSTQMYNYTICDSETVKLSCNAIGKAKTYDLIFYSDGKEVAKSEQVTFIENDFDITEDSRNITCVALNATHHPLITAVVQLLYSPSENYGE; encoded by the exons ATGTATACGCTagtgtttttattagttttctCGGTTAACGTCTTTGCTGTTAAAG GAAGTAAGGAGTTTGAGAGAATTGAGGCTAAGAAGTTTCTAGAAAAAGAGACACGAAGAGAGTCCGAAGCTCGTATATCAG ATCCCCATACTGTATCCCTCAAGATAAAACAGTTGAATATTTATTCGGAAAATAGGAATCAGGCCCTGAAAATATATAACGATACATTCACACACGAGAAAAGGATACAATATGACTGTGTACTGAGTAACCCTACGGATAACgaggaaaaatataaaatatcctATTACGTAGACGGAAGCCCAAAGGCCAAAACAAGTGGAAACG tgacattAGCACCTCACACAAGTGAATCATTGATATACACTTTTACGCTTCATAAGGCTGACCGAACTATTATATGTTCTGCGGTAGACCTAAGCTCTCGAAAGGAAGCACCTAACCCGAGAGTtgaaatatatctaaaatatatatcac cGCCACCTGTATTTCCTGTTATAAAAACACCAAATGTGACAAGAGGGAAGTATTTCCCGAATAATTCTACACAAATATACTATTACAACTTCACCGATGGGGAACAGACTAAATTCGAATGTGCTTTGAATGATAAAGGAGACAATTCAATATATCGAATTGCCTTATATACTGATGACCACGGGAATAGAACATTTACACCAG agATGCCCGTCAGTCACTTATTTAATCTCAAAAaggataataaaattataacttgTATAGTTTGGAATTCGCAGAGTCTGCAAAAGTTTTATAATATAGTATATCTTAACTGTAATCGTGTATCACCTG ACACACCTGAAATAACTATCAGAGGATCTAAAAATCTGCAAAAAGGGGACTTTTTCTCAGCAAACTCAACACAAATGTACAATTACACAATTTGCGACAGCGAAACGGTTAAACTTAGCTGCAATGCTATAGGGAAAGCGAAAACATATGACCTCATATTTTATTCTGATGGTAAAGAAGTTGCCAAAAGTGAAC AAGTGACATTCATCGAAAATGATTTCGATATTACGGAGGATAGTAGAAACATAACTTGCGTGGCGCTGAATGCAACCCACCACCCTCTTATTACTGCAGTGGTGCAGCTTCTATACAGTCCGTCTGAAAATTATGGTGAGTGa